The genomic window CGGCAGATGTACGCCGCCAATGTAGATGGCACCCGCGAGCTGCTGCGTATCTGCCGGGAAGAAGGCGTCAAGCGTGTGATCTACACATCGAGCGTGGCCACCATGGGCTTTCAAAGTGATGGCACCATCGTGGACGAAAATACGCCTGTTTCCCTCGATGACATGGTTGGCCATTACAAGCGCTCTAAGTTTCTCGCTGAGCAGGAGGCCCTCCGGGCCGCCTACGATGGGCAGCAGGTCATCATACTGAACCCAACCACACCCATCGGTCCCGGAGACATCAAGCCTACGCCGACAGGGCGCATCATCGTGGACTTTCTGAATCGTAAATTTCCTGCATACGTAGATACCGGCCTCAACCTGGTCGACGTCAGTGAAGTTGCCCAGGCACACCTTCTCGCCATCACCCGTGGCACTCCGGGCCAACGCTATATTTTGGGTGGAGAAAACCTTACTCTGAAACAGATCCTGGACAAAATGTCAGCAATCACTGGCATCCCTTCACCAACAACGAAAGTCCCACACTGGGTCGCGCTGGCATTTGCATTTTTTGATGAAACCATTACCGGACGCATCTTCGGCAAAGA from Pseudacidobacterium ailaaui includes these protein-coding regions:
- the hpnA gene encoding hopanoid-associated sugar epimerase is translated as MKVFVTGSTGFVGSHVAKALAQEGAHLHLLVRKNSNMANLSGMHAPPSLATFTGDLLDPESLRPGIRGCDYVFHVAADYRLWVRDPRQMYAANVDGTRELLRICREEGVKRVIYTSSVATMGFQSDGTIVDENTPVSLDDMVGHYKRSKFLAEQEALRAAYDGQQVIILNPTTPIGPGDIKPTPTGRIIVDFLNRKFPAYVDTGLNLVDVSEVAQAHLLAITRGTPGQRYILGGENLTLKQILDKMSAITGIPSPTTKVPHWVALAFAFFDETITGRIFGKEPRATVEAVRMGRKKMFASSARAVRELGFRQVPVYSALRAAIDWFRAQGYAP